CGAAAGGCATCCCAATCTCACCAGGGggaatgagaagaaaaagaatgaGAGCAGGAAAACGTTTACATCTTTCGTTTTCCCTTTTGCAACTCCTGCTGCAGAGCCGAGCCACAGCCGCCGGCCCTACTGCCCTTGACACGTCGTCCATCCCATCGAACCGAAACCCCCCTCTTTTGCACCCCTCCCAAATGTACCTAACAATGACcctatcatcatcatcatcatcattgtgCTCGTCCCGATCCCTCCTCTTCATCcccatcatcaccatcatcctCATCGTCGCCATCATCCAGAATTAACCCAGCAAACAGCATAATCACCATCGTCGATCATCCGTCTCTTACAcgatcacggcggcggcggcggcgacggaggagggggTCCGGGCGAAGATGTTCTGGCCGGGGGCGAGGATGGCGAGCGGGTCGTAACGTGCCTTGCGGTCGACGAAGCGGCTCCACTTGGCGCCGAAGTGGCGCGACCAGTCGGACTGGGCGTGGTAGCTCGGGAAGTATATCTTGTAGTCGTAGCCGTTGGACCGGCAGGCGTCAATGATTGCGTTGTTCTGCGCCACCAGCTCGTCCACCGGCGGGCCACCACCGGGGTAGGGCCGGCAGAATCGGAGCAGCGCCACCAGGTAGAAGATCTCGCCCTCCGGCAGCGCCACCGACGTGgccgggtcccacctgtcacaCGCAAACGTGTTAATTAGGGGGGCGTTTTAATTAGCAGCtcgtgtgcgtgcgtgcgtgcattgGCGGCAAactgagacagagagagagagagagaaaaaaaaaagaagaaaaaggaatttGCATCAATCATAGCAACCTGGGGTTAGTGGCTGCTAAATCCTAATGGCGGCAGATATATGACAAGGCTAAATCCAAAACAGAACGGGATGGAAGACAACCAGAAACCCCCGTCGTATTATAAGTACGGACCAAATGGGCTAATTAATTATCCGATTAAACAAAAACCCATCCCAGGAGATAAACAAAtagtatactagtagtactcaCTTGGACTTGAGCATGGGGTAGATGAGCATGGGCccgtcgacgccgtcggcgagcaTGCCATTGAGGACGGCGCGGTCGAAGGCGGCGATGTCGCGTGAGGAGATGAAGAGGTTGAGCCACGGGTGCGGCGCGGCCCAGCTCCCGTTGCGGCGGGCCTCGTCCTCCACCCGGTTCACGCGCGAGAGGAAGTCCACGTACCCGACCCCCGCCGCGAACTCCAGGCCCCGCACGTACTTGAGCTGCCGCATCATCTCCCCCACCCTCTGCAAACCAACCACACGTACACACACACGCCATCATCAGCACGACACGAGacgacaccccccccccccccccaatgaAACAGAGAAACGGCAGCCCGCGTCACCACCGCGACAAAGCGTGCGCCCGCGCGCGTACAAAACAGGGGATCCGCGTCGTCACGGGCGCGGCAGCGAGCGCGAGCCGCATTGTACGCCAACGCCCAACGCACGCCCCGGCTCACGGGAGATCGAGGCGTGATCCGGCTTGGGCGCGAGCGAGGCAGCGACCGGCGGGTGTGGGTGGGGGCAGGGGAGGGGGTGTGTGTGGTTTGGCGGCACGCGCGCGGGAGGAGCAGAGCACGCACCCGTCACAGAATCCAGCGGGGGGATACACGACGGAGGCAGACATCCGCCCAGAAAAGTACACCATGTACGGGAATGCCCCCCGCCGCGCGTGGGAATTACTACTCGCTCACGTACCTTGTCCatgtcgtcgccaccgccgtctccgccgccgccgcgttggtACAGGGCGACCTCGAGGCAGTAGAGCACCGGGCCGGCGTTGgccgggaggagggaggcgtcgAAGTGAGCGCCGTCCGGGATGGGCACCGTTGGCCAGCCGTTGACCGGGTCGTCGCTCCGCACGAACGCGAATCCCTCCACGTAGTCGAACGCCTCGTGCGGCGGCCGCGTCACCAGCCACTCCGCGTCCGCCGCGTAGTCCGCGAAGCTCGCGTACACCACCCGCGTCCACCGCACCTGCAGAGCCAGCTCTCGCCGGTCAGCGGCCGCCGGGCGATTGGGCCGTCGTTCGTTCCGATTGGGTGGTGGTGTGGTGCTTACCGTTTGGGGCGCGGGGGAGAGAGGGATGCGGGCGCGGGTGATGACGCCGAACTGGCCGAGGCCGCCGAGGACGGCGAAGAAGAGGTCGGGGTCGGCGGAGCGGGAGCAGACATggcactcgccgtcgccggtcaccACCTCGAGCTGGGCGACGTTGGACACCTGGGGCCCGTACCGGAAGGATTGCCCGCTCACGCCGCCGTTGGAGAGCGTGCCGCCGACGGTGAGGCGGAGGTAGTCCGTCCAGGAGGCGGGGGCGAGGCCGTGCTTCGACACTGCCCAGTGGAGCACCTCCTCCCAGAGCGCGCCGCCCGGGACGTCGGCGAACTTCTCGCCGGACGGGGCGACGACGAGCTGCATGCGGCGAGGGAGGGCGCGCATGTCGAGGACGAGGCCGCCGCGGGCCATGGCCTGCCCGGCCACCGAGTGGCCGTTCCCGCGGGCGGCCACGGTCAGGTGCGcggtgcgcgccgccgcgcggatgGCGCTGGCCACGTCGTCCGAGCTCGCcgggcggacgacggcggcggggcgggcgcTCACCAGGCCGCCGaagtccatcgccgccgcgaacTCGGCCGCGTCgaccgcggccaccgccggctcggcgccggcgtccggctctgcggccgcggcggcgtggtccATGTACGCGAGCATCATCTTGGCTCGCCGCTGCGTttcttgtttctctctctctctctctctgcagctgagctgagctgagccgaGCCCGAGCAGAGCTAAGCTCTCTCTGTAACCGTGATGTCACTGTGCAGCAGCTCGCTCGCTTGCTCTGCCTCTCTCGTGGTAGTTTGGGTCCTGGGAGTTTATATGGAGCGGACACGCGGACCTCCAAAACAGCCATCACGTCTTTCCAGGACAAAAACAAACCGTTCAAAGCTGAGAATTTTGCTTCAAATTTCCCACATTTCTCCTCACGTTTTTACCTTTTTGCATCTCCTCTCCCTGCAAACTGAAATACCGTTTGAGTTTGGCCCAACATCATGAAAATtccgcatgaaaaaaaattctaattctACACACGCATTAAGCTACAGTATCCGTAGACATGTatacatttatttattcatttctgaagggaaaaaaaaagaagccatCATTTTTTGCTTTTTCGTGTGCCATGGATGATTGCAAGTCTGATGTTAATGATCGGATCTAGCGTTTGCTTGTCTGCCACTATTGCGCGAATGGCTAGCTACCTTAGGGGCAGGGCAGGGGTCTAACGCATCCATGCATTGCACCTGGaaactgagagagagagggggaaaaaaaagcaaTCCAATTCGCAAACCGATTTCCATTCATCGATCGCTTTTCACTTCAAAAGACggctgttttttttcctctcttccgGA
The Oryza glaberrima chromosome 8, OglaRS2, whole genome shotgun sequence DNA segment above includes these coding regions:
- the LOC127783183 gene encoding cytokinin dehydrogenase 11, whose protein sequence is MMLAYMDHAAAAAEPDAGAEPAVAAVDAAEFAAAMDFGGLVSARPAAVVRPASSDDVASAIRAAARTAHLTVAARGNGHSVAGQAMARGGLVLDMRALPRRMQLVVAPSGEKFADVPGGALWEEVLHWAVSKHGLAPASWTDYLRLTVGGTLSNGGVSGQSFRYGPQVSNVAQLEVVTGDGECHVCSRSADPDLFFAVLGGLGQFGVITRARIPLSPAPQTVRWTRVVYASFADYAADAEWLVTRPPHEAFDYVEGFAFVRSDDPVNGWPTVPIPDGAHFDASLLPANAGPVLYCLEVALYQRGGGGDGGGDDMDKRVGEMMRQLKYVRGLEFAAGVGYVDFLSRVNRVEDEARRNGSWAAPHPWLNLFISSRDIAAFDRAVLNGMLADGVDGPMLIYPMLKSKWDPATSVALPEGEIFYLVALLRFCRPYPGGGPPVDELVAQNNAIIDACRSNGYDYKIYFPSYHAQSDWSRHFGAKWSRFVDRKARYDPLAILAPGQNIFARTPSSVAAAAAVIV